The following nucleotide sequence is from Gracilimonas sp..
TTGGTGCCCGAAATAAAGACACCAGTGAGCAACTTCATCAGGCGATGCTGCAGGTAGAGAGAGAAGGAAAAGGGGTGGTTTTATATATGAACCGAAATCAGCGTGGGTCCGTGCTGGTTAATCAGCTGAAAACCCTGAAGGCCCTGCAACTAGGTAAAATGGAAGATAACGAAGAGGACATTTCCCCTCGCGGTGATGCACGGGATTATGGTGTCGGTGCTCAGATTCTTCGTTCGTTGGGCATCCGAAAGCTGAAATTGATGACCAACAACCCTGTCAAGAGAATTGGGATAAAAAGCTTCGGACTGGAAATAGTGGATCAGGTTCCTATCGAACACAACTTTGATTTTTCTGCTCAGAAATATCCTTTTGAAAAAGAAGAACAAAAGTCAGAAAACTAAATTATCCCTTCCTGTTTGGCAGGCTCTTCTAAATGTACATCTTCCATTTCTTCGGAAGAATCAGACTCTGAATCTGCTTTCTGTGTGATAAAGAATCGCTTATTAAAAAGCAGCAGCAGAATAATAGAGCAGGAAATGGCGATATCAGCCACATTAAAAATGTATGGGAAAACGGTCCAGTCGCCAATTTGAAGAGAAAAATAAATAAAGTCGACTACATGACCTTCCAGCATCCCCCCATAATCCATGATTAATCCCATAAACAGGCGATCTGAAATATTCCCGAATGCTCCGCCTACTATCAATCCCATGCAAATTAAATAACCAACGCTGGCTTC
It contains:
- a CDS encoding signal peptidase II, producing MTRKKLLALLVPASVVLVIDQITKWLIRTTPELQNKVLIDGWLQFYFTKNPGMALGIDVLSTPVISAIAILAVSGILIYILKNLQEASVGYLICMGLIVGGAFGNISDRLFMGLIMDYGGMLEGHVVDFIYFSLQIGDWTVFPYIFNVADIAISCSIILLLLFNKRFFITQKADSESDSSEEMEDVHLEEPAKQEGII